In one Microvirgula aerodenitrificans DSM 15089 genomic region, the following are encoded:
- the nuoK gene encoding NADH-quinone oxidoreductase subunit NuoK, which produces MLTLTHFLVLAAVLFAVSVLGIFLNRKNVIVLLMAIELMLLAVNFNFIAFSHYLGDTAGQIFVFFILTVAAAESAIGLAILVVLFRNLNTINVEDLGSLKG; this is translated from the coding sequence ATGCTCACACTGACGCACTTCCTCGTGCTGGCCGCGGTTCTGTTTGCGGTAAGCGTGCTCGGCATCTTTCTGAACCGCAAGAACGTGATCGTGCTGCTGATGGCGATCGAACTCATGCTGCTCGCGGTCAACTTCAACTTCATCGCCTTCTCGCATTACCTCGGTGATACGGCAGGGCAGATCTTCGTGTTCTTCATCCTGACCGTGGCCGCGGCGGAATCCGCGATCGGTCTGGCGATTCTGGTTGTGCTGTTCCGCAACCTGAACACGATCAACGTTGAAGACTTGGGCAGCCTGAAGGGCTAA
- a CDS encoding NADH-quinone oxidoreductase subunit J, with the protein MSFQLILFYALSALLLFAGVRVITSKNPVHAALNLVLAFFVSAGHWLLLQSEFLAIALVLVYVGAVMVLFLFVVMMLDINFDKLREGFWKHLPFALVVAVVLIAEMVYVLGGPNAQLGLEAPAPLAADYSNVRDIGLQLYTTYLYPFELAAVLLLVGIVAAIALTQRQRKETKWVDPATQVVVKRDDRVRLVKMAAVKRDDAEDAPTTDNNA; encoded by the coding sequence ATGTCGTTCCAGCTGATTCTGTTCTACGCGCTGTCCGCGCTGCTGCTGTTCGCCGGGGTGAGGGTCATTACCTCGAAAAACCCGGTGCACGCGGCGCTCAACCTCGTGCTCGCCTTCTTCGTGTCCGCCGGCCACTGGCTGCTGCTGCAGTCCGAGTTCCTGGCCATCGCGCTGGTGCTGGTCTATGTCGGCGCAGTGATGGTGCTGTTCCTGTTCGTGGTCATGATGCTCGACATCAACTTCGACAAGCTGCGTGAAGGGTTCTGGAAGCATCTGCCGTTCGCGCTGGTGGTGGCCGTCGTGCTGATCGCCGAGATGGTCTACGTGCTCGGCGGCCCGAATGCCCAGCTCGGACTCGAAGCGCCGGCGCCGCTGGCTGCCGACTACAGCAACGTCCGCGACATCGGCCTGCAGCTGTACACCACCTACCTGTATCCGTTCGAGCTGGCCGCCGTGCTGCTGCTGGTCGGTATCGTTGCCGCGATTGCGCTGACCCAGCGCCAGCGCAAGGAAACCAAGTGGGTCGATCCGGCTACCCAGGTAGTGGTCAAACGCGATGACCGCGTCCGCCTCGTCAAGATGGCGGCCGTAAAGCGCGACGACGCCGAAGACGCGCCGACAACCGACAACAACGCCTAA
- the nuoI gene encoding NADH-quinone oxidoreductase subunit NuoI: protein MKNFFKTFLLTELVKGLAVTGRHFFSRKITVQYPEEKTPISPRFRGLHALRRYPNGEERCIACKLCEAVCPAMAINIESEKREDNTRRTTRYEIDLTKCIFCGFCEESCPVDSIVETHILEYHGEKRGDLYYTKPMLLAVGDRYEAEIAKNRELDAKYR, encoded by the coding sequence ATCAAGAACTTTTTCAAGACCTTCCTGCTGACGGAACTGGTGAAGGGGCTGGCGGTTACCGGCCGCCACTTCTTCTCCCGCAAGATCACCGTGCAGTACCCGGAAGAAAAGACCCCGATCAGCCCGCGTTTCCGCGGCCTGCACGCGCTGCGTCGCTACCCGAACGGTGAGGAGCGCTGCATTGCCTGCAAGCTGTGCGAAGCCGTCTGCCCGGCGATGGCGATCAATATCGAGTCGGAAAAGCGCGAGGACAACACGCGCCGTACCACCCGCTACGAGATCGACCTGACCAAGTGCATTTTCTGTGGCTTCTGCGAGGAATCTTGTCCGGTGGACTCCATCGTCGAGACGCACATCCTCGAATACCATGGCGAAAAGCGCGGCGACCTCTACTACACCAAGCCGATGCTGCTCGCCGTCGGCGACCGCTACGAGGCCGAGATCGCCAAGAACCGCGAACTCGACGCGAAATACCGCTAA
- the nuoH gene encoding NADH-quinone oxidoreductase subunit NuoH, translating to MELLQSLLGQDLGLAAWTLLKIVVIVLPLMGCVAYLTLAERKVIGYMQLRIGPNRVGIKGVLQPIADALKLLTKEIIFPTKANKGLFILGPLLSIGPALAAWAVIPFSPELVLANIDASLLYIMAITSIGVYGVIVAGWASNSKYAFLGAMRSAAQIVSYEIAMGFALVCVLMVTGSLNLVDIVTQQGHGMAGGSLLSWNWVPLFPMFVVYLVSGVAETNRAPFDVAEGESEIVAGFHVEYSGMAFAVFFLAEYANMILIAMLTSLMFLGGWLSPFPASVPFLGAGGFHWLVLKIAFILFCFLWFRATFPRYRYDQIMRLGWKVFIPVTLVWLVLVGVWMMSPLSIWN from the coding sequence GTGGAACTCCTGCAAAGCCTGCTCGGTCAGGACCTCGGCCTGGCCGCCTGGACGCTGTTGAAGATCGTGGTCATCGTGTTGCCGCTGATGGGCTGCGTGGCCTACCTGACGCTCGCCGAGCGCAAGGTCATCGGCTACATGCAGCTGCGGATCGGCCCGAACCGCGTCGGCATCAAGGGTGTGCTGCAGCCGATCGCCGATGCGCTGAAGCTGCTGACCAAGGAAATCATTTTCCCGACCAAGGCCAACAAGGGCCTGTTCATCCTCGGTCCGCTGCTGTCGATCGGACCGGCACTGGCCGCCTGGGCGGTGATCCCGTTCTCGCCGGAACTGGTGCTGGCCAATATCGACGCCAGCCTGCTGTACATCATGGCCATCACGTCGATCGGCGTGTACGGCGTGATCGTGGCCGGCTGGGCCTCGAACTCGAAGTATGCATTCCTCGGCGCCATGCGCTCCGCGGCGCAGATCGTGTCGTATGAAATCGCCATGGGCTTTGCCCTGGTGTGCGTGCTGATGGTGACCGGCTCGCTGAACCTGGTCGACATCGTTACCCAGCAGGGCCACGGCATGGCAGGCGGTTCGCTGCTGTCGTGGAACTGGGTGCCGCTGTTCCCGATGTTCGTGGTCTACCTGGTCTCGGGTGTGGCCGAAACCAACCGCGCGCCGTTCGACGTTGCGGAAGGCGAATCGGAAATCGTTGCCGGCTTCCACGTCGAATACTCGGGCATGGCCTTCGCGGTGTTCTTCCTGGCCGAATACGCGAACATGATCCTGATCGCGATGCTGACCTCGCTGATGTTCCTCGGCGGCTGGCTGTCGCCGTTCCCGGCATCGGTTCCGTTCCTGGGCGCTGGCGGTTTCCACTGGCTGGTGCTAAAGATCGCATTCATCCTGTTCTGCTTCCTGTGGTTCCGCGCCACCTTCCCGCGCTATCGCTATGACCAGATCATGCGTCTGGGCTGGAAAGTGTTCATCCCGGTGACCCTGGTGTGGCTGGTGTTGGTGGGTGTGTGGATGATGAGCCCGCTGTCCATCTGGAACTGA
- the nuoG gene encoding NADH-quinone oxidoreductase subunit NuoG: MLEIEIDGKKLTVPQGSTVMEAAHSVGTYIPHFCYHKKLSIAANCRMCLVEVEKAPKPLPACATPVTDGMKVFTHSDLATKAQKGVMEFLLINHPLDCPICDQGGECQLQDLAVGYGAGASRYQEEKRSVAGKDMGPLVSAEEMSRCIHCTRCVRFTEEIGGLQEIGMANRGEHSEILPFLGKTVDSEISGNVIDLCPVGALTSRPFRYSARPWELSRRRSVSPHDGLGSNLIVQVKSHEVKRVLPLENEELNECWLADRDRYSYEALNGADRLTRPMVKQDGKWLETDWAGALDYVSHALKDIVARDGADAIGFLASNHSTLEELLLVKKLASALGTGNVDTRGRRADFRADGKQQGALWLGRSVASLSTLKSALLIGSNLRKEQPLIAARLRQAVKKGTQLNVVALADDALLCDTRVKTVVKPSALVDTLARVLRAVAEAKDASPTVDVRNIEADDDARAIAASLIAAEGDAAVLLGAQAEHHPRFAELLALANDIARLSGATAGVLGQAANSVGAELVCRPATGGSHAGVMLSEPRQAYVLLNTELDFDTANARQARAAVANAKMVAALTAFRTPELLEYADVLLPIAPFSETAGSFINMEGRLQTFNGVVRPLGETRPAWKVLRVLGNLLGAAGFDYETAEDVRVEALEVAGDLAARLNNGVNGVAVSLAVPAAAGLERLADVPLYATDALVRRAPSLQQTREAREAALARVHPDTLAQLGLEHGAQALAVQQGGEARVTIEADAGVPPGVVRLAAALAETAALGGFFDTIELKRG; this comes from the coding sequence ATGCTTGAAATCGAAATTGACGGTAAGAAACTGACGGTGCCGCAAGGCAGCACCGTGATGGAAGCCGCCCACTCCGTCGGCACCTACATCCCGCACTTCTGCTACCACAAGAAGCTGTCGATCGCTGCGAACTGCCGCATGTGCCTGGTCGAAGTGGAAAAGGCGCCGAAGCCGCTGCCGGCCTGTGCCACCCCGGTGACCGACGGCATGAAGGTGTTCACGCATTCCGATCTGGCCACCAAGGCACAGAAGGGCGTGATGGAATTCCTGCTGATCAACCACCCGCTCGACTGCCCGATCTGTGACCAGGGCGGCGAGTGCCAGTTGCAGGATCTGGCGGTCGGCTACGGTGCCGGCGCGTCGCGCTATCAGGAAGAGAAGCGCAGCGTCGCAGGCAAGGACATGGGTCCGCTGGTCTCGGCCGAAGAAATGAGCCGCTGCATCCATTGCACGCGCTGCGTCCGCTTCACCGAGGAAATCGGCGGCCTGCAGGAAATCGGCATGGCCAACCGTGGCGAGCACTCGGAAATCCTGCCGTTCCTCGGCAAGACCGTGGACTCGGAAATCTCCGGCAACGTGATCGACCTGTGCCCGGTCGGCGCCCTGACCTCGAGGCCGTTCCGCTACAGCGCCCGGCCGTGGGAACTGTCGCGTCGCCGTTCGGTCAGCCCGCACGACGGCCTCGGCAGCAACCTGATCGTTCAGGTCAAGAGCCATGAGGTCAAGCGCGTCCTGCCGCTGGAAAACGAAGAACTGAACGAGTGCTGGCTCGCTGACCGCGACCGCTACTCGTACGAAGCCCTGAATGGCGCCGACCGCCTGACCCGTCCGATGGTCAAGCAGGATGGCAAATGGCTTGAGACCGACTGGGCAGGCGCACTCGACTACGTGTCGCATGCGCTGAAGGACATCGTCGCCCGCGACGGCGCCGACGCCATCGGTTTCCTGGCCTCGAACCATTCGACGCTGGAAGAATTGCTGCTGGTCAAAAAACTGGCCAGTGCGCTCGGGACCGGCAACGTCGATACCCGTGGCCGCCGCGCCGACTTCCGTGCCGATGGCAAACAGCAGGGCGCATTGTGGCTCGGCCGCAGCGTCGCCAGTTTGAGCACGCTCAAATCTGCGCTGCTGATCGGCTCGAATCTGCGCAAGGAGCAGCCGCTGATCGCTGCCCGCCTGCGCCAGGCGGTGAAGAAGGGCACGCAACTGAATGTGGTTGCGCTGGCCGACGACGCGCTGCTGTGCGACACCCGGGTCAAGACCGTGGTCAAGCCGTCGGCGCTGGTCGACACGCTGGCCCGCGTGCTGCGTGCCGTGGCCGAAGCCAAAGATGCCTCGCCGACGGTTGACGTGCGCAATATCGAAGCCGATGACGATGCCCGCGCCATTGCCGCCAGCCTGATCGCCGCCGAAGGCGATGCCGCCGTGCTGCTGGGTGCCCAGGCCGAACATCATCCGCGCTTCGCCGAACTGCTGGCGCTGGCCAACGACATCGCCCGCCTGAGCGGCGCCACCGCCGGTGTGCTCGGCCAGGCTGCCAACTCGGTCGGCGCCGAACTGGTCTGCCGCCCGGCAACGGGTGGCAGTCATGCCGGTGTGATGCTGTCCGAGCCGCGTCAGGCCTATGTGCTGCTGAATACCGAACTCGACTTTGACACCGCGAACGCCCGCCAGGCGCGCGCCGCCGTGGCCAATGCGAAGATGGTTGCCGCCCTGACCGCGTTCAGGACGCCGGAACTGCTCGAATACGCCGACGTGCTGCTGCCGATCGCGCCGTTCAGCGAAACCGCCGGCAGCTTCATCAATATGGAAGGCCGCCTGCAGACCTTCAACGGCGTGGTGCGTCCGCTGGGCGAAACCCGTCCGGCCTGGAAGGTGCTGCGCGTGCTGGGCAATCTGCTCGGTGCTGCCGGCTTCGACTACGAGACGGCCGAAGACGTTCGCGTCGAAGCGCTCGAAGTCGCCGGCGACCTCGCCGCCCGCCTGAACAATGGCGTGAACGGCGTTGCCGTGTCGCTGGCCGTGCCGGCAGCGGCGGGGCTGGAACGCCTGGCCGACGTGCCGCTGTATGCGACCGATGCGCTGGTCCGCCGCGCCCCGAGCCTGCAGCAGACCCGCGAAGCGCGCGAAGCCGCCCTGGCCCGCGTCCATCCGGACACGCTGGCGCAACTCGGTCTGGAACACGGCGCGCAAGCGCTGGCGGTCCAGCAGGGTGGCGAAGCCCGGGTGACGATCGAGGCCGATGCCGGCGTCCCGCCCGGCGTGGTCCGCCTGGCGGCCGCGCTGGCGGAAACGGCCGCGCTCGGCGGTTTCTTCGACACCATTGAACTGAAGCGAGGGTAA